Proteins from one Sarcophilus harrisii chromosome 2, mSarHar1.11, whole genome shotgun sequence genomic window:
- the LOC100919197 gene encoding photoreceptor outer segment membrane glycoprotein 2-like yields MAVLKVTFTKYKRNKLAQILWLLNWLSVMTGIVLFSLGLFLKIEIKKRIEVLAKGEISSTSNMLISVGLIACVINFLGGKICYDCSDVHRYRRWRLVLLPYIAFAFCFTFCLLVGVFMCYTTRKELEESLYLGLREAIKFYKDTDIPGRCFLKKTIDMLQMHFQCCGNNSFRDWFEIQWISSRYLNMASREVMETYCLKNNIDGKFLVDGVPFSCCNPNSPRPCIQHQLTNNTAHYNYDVLTEELNVWMRGCREALLDYYTHIMRFIGLVVLNIWLFELCVLTGVRYLQTSLKNVPLDKPELDSDGWLLENSFVETVKYNLNFIKNLGKVDKVSTVSELPNLNKDI; encoded by the exons ATGGCTGTCCTAAAAGTGACCTTCACTAAATACAAACGGAATAAGCTGGCCCAGATACTGTGGCTTCTCAACTGGTTGTCTGTGATGACAGGTATTGTGCTTTTCAGTCTCGGTCTTTTCCTAAAGATCGAGATCAAGAAGCGAATTGAGGTGCTGGCCAAGGGAGAGATCAGTTCCACCTCCAATATGCTCATCTCAGTGGGTCTCATTGCTTGTGTCATCAATTTTCTTGGTGGGAAGATATGTTATGACTGTTCTGATGTGCACAGGTACAGACGCTGGCGCCTGGTCTTGCTTCCCTACATTGCCTTTGCCTTCTGTTTCACATTCTGCCTCCTTGTAGGTGTATTTATGTGTTACACCACAAGGAAGGAACTAGAGGAGTCTTTGTACCTGGGTCTGAGAGAGGCCATCAAGTTCTATAAGGACACAGATATCCCAGGACGGTGCTTCCTGAAGAAGACCATTGACATGCTACAGATGCACTTTCAGTGCTGTGGCAACAACAGTTTCAGGGACTGGTTTGAGATCCAATGGATATCGTCACGGTACCTGAACATGGCATCGAGGGAGGTTATGGA aacttactgtttgaagAATAATATTGATGGGAAGTTCTTGGTGGATGGTGTTCCTTTTAGTTGCTGCAACCCTAACTCCCCACGACCCTGTATCCAGCACCAGCTGACCAACAACACTGCCCATTACAACTATGACGTTCTCACTGAGGAGCTGAATGTCTGGATGAGGGGCTGCCGAGAAGCCCTATTAGATTACTATACCCACATCATGCGTTTCATTGGACTGGTGGTGCTTAACATCTGGTTATTTGAG CTCTGTGTTCTCACTGGTGTTCGATACCTGCAAACATCACTAAAGAATGTACCTCTAGATAAACCTGAACTGGATTCTGATGGATGGCTCCTTGAAAACAGCTTTGTAGAAACTGTCAAGTACAATTTGAATTTCATCAAAAACCTTGGAAAAGTTGACAAAGTGTCCACTGTCTCTGAGTTGCCAAACCTCAATAAGGACATCTAA